Proteins co-encoded in one Kribbella qitaiheensis genomic window:
- the ligD gene encoding non-homologous end-joining DNA ligase produces MAESKAAKAKTPAIELEVGERTVRISNPDRVYFPARGETKLDLVNYYLSVGDGIVRALRERPCMLHRFPSGVSGDKVHQKRLPNGAPPWMETVRVHFPRYNRTADELCVTEVAHVAWAVQMSTVEFHPWNSRRADTEKPDEWRIDLDPMPDCPFDRVRRVAQVAREVLDDLGATGYPKTSGGSGIHIYVRVEPEYGFSDVRRAALAFAREVERRAPDDVTTTWWRKDRDPSKVFVDFNQNARDHTIASAYSVRGNPEGTVSTPIHWDEIETVDPKAFTIATVPARFAELGDLHATIDDSAYSLNTLIEWAERDEREGAEEPPPPEE; encoded by the coding sequence ATGGCAGAGTCCAAGGCGGCCAAAGCGAAGACGCCGGCGATCGAGCTCGAGGTCGGCGAGCGCACGGTGCGGATCTCGAATCCGGACCGGGTCTACTTCCCGGCGCGCGGTGAGACCAAGCTCGATCTCGTCAACTACTACCTCTCGGTCGGCGACGGGATCGTGCGAGCTCTGCGCGAACGACCCTGCATGCTGCATCGGTTCCCATCCGGCGTGTCCGGCGACAAGGTGCACCAGAAGCGCCTGCCGAACGGCGCTCCGCCGTGGATGGAGACCGTGCGCGTGCACTTCCCGCGGTACAACCGCACCGCGGACGAGCTGTGCGTCACCGAGGTCGCGCATGTCGCGTGGGCCGTGCAGATGTCGACGGTCGAGTTCCACCCGTGGAACTCCCGGCGCGCCGACACCGAGAAGCCCGACGAGTGGCGCATCGACCTGGACCCGATGCCGGACTGCCCGTTCGATCGCGTACGCCGGGTGGCGCAGGTCGCGCGGGAGGTGCTCGACGATCTCGGCGCGACGGGCTACCCGAAGACCTCGGGCGGCTCGGGCATCCACATCTATGTACGCGTCGAACCGGAGTACGGATTCTCCGACGTACGCCGCGCGGCGCTGGCTTTCGCGCGCGAGGTGGAGCGGCGCGCGCCCGACGACGTGACAACGACCTGGTGGCGCAAGGACCGCGACCCGTCGAAGGTGTTCGTCGACTTCAATCAGAACGCGAGAGACCACACGATCGCGAGCGCGTACTCCGTGCGCGGAAACCCCGAAGGCACCGTCTCCACGCCAATCCATTGGGACGAGATCGAGACCGTAGACCCAAAGGCGTTCACCATCGCCACAGTGCCCGCCCGCTTCGCCGAACTCGGCGACCTGCACGCCACGATCGACGATTCGGCGTATTCGCTCAACACCCTGATCGAGTGGGCCGAACGAGACGAACGCGAAGGCGCCGAAGAACCCCCACCACCCGAGGAATAG
- a CDS encoding substrate-binding domain-containing protein, giving the protein MPGSEVVSIAFVVPQQGPTGIYGPSCLACGELAVEQLNAGRGIAGRRIELVHVDAGRPPAVVAEEVGRLVDSGQVDAVAGWHISAVRVALTRRIGGRVVYAFAAMHEGDDDTPGVFMLGERPVNQLLPATHWIREQHGVRRWAVVGNDYVYPRVTASTTRKALQGTGSSVVRADFVALGTTDFRPVLASLERGEVDGVIMLLMGQDAVHFNRQFARAGLSDRLLRLSPAIEENTLLGAGPGANDGLYAAAAYFDGLGTIESGEFAREYHARFGPWAPALNAIGESCYEAIRFLARLGELTGSIGIDALGGLPPNAFYDSPRGLVRLDGNLVTQDVYLAQAHGLEFAIQDQISRTA; this is encoded by the coding sequence ATGCCCGGATCAGAGGTGGTCTCGATCGCCTTCGTGGTGCCCCAGCAGGGGCCGACCGGGATCTACGGCCCGTCCTGCCTGGCCTGTGGTGAGCTCGCAGTCGAGCAGCTCAACGCAGGCCGGGGGATCGCCGGACGCCGGATCGAGCTCGTCCACGTCGATGCCGGCCGCCCCCCCGCGGTGGTCGCCGAGGAGGTCGGCCGGCTGGTGGATTCTGGTCAGGTGGACGCCGTCGCGGGCTGGCACATCTCCGCCGTACGGGTCGCCTTGACCCGGCGTATCGGTGGTCGGGTCGTCTATGCGTTCGCGGCGATGCATGAAGGCGATGACGATACCCCTGGCGTCTTCATGCTCGGCGAGCGCCCCGTCAACCAGTTGCTCCCGGCAACTCATTGGATCCGCGAACAACACGGCGTACGGCGCTGGGCCGTGGTCGGCAATGACTACGTGTATCCACGCGTCACGGCATCGACAACGAGAAAAGCTTTACAGGGAACGGGTTCTTCCGTAGTACGAGCTGATTTCGTTGCCCTCGGAACCACCGACTTCCGACCGGTACTGGCGAGCCTCGAAAGGGGTGAGGTCGATGGTGTGATCATGCTGTTGATGGGGCAGGACGCGGTGCATTTCAATCGGCAGTTCGCCCGTGCCGGGCTGAGCGATCGGCTTCTGCGGCTGAGTCCGGCGATCGAGGAGAACACCTTGCTTGGTGCGGGTCCCGGCGCGAACGACGGCCTGTACGCGGCGGCTGCGTACTTCGATGGGCTCGGGACGATCGAAAGCGGCGAGTTCGCCCGCGAGTACCACGCGCGCTTCGGTCCGTGGGCGCCGGCGCTCAACGCCATCGGAGAGTCCTGCTACGAAGCCATCCGGTTCCTCGCCCGGCTCGGCGAGCTCACCGGGTCGATCGGCATCGACGCGCTCGGAGGCCTTCCCCCGAACGCCTTCTACGACAGCCCCCGCGGCCTGGTCCGGCTGGACGGAAACCTCGTCACTCAGGACGTCTACCTGGCCCAGGCGCACGGACTGGAGTTCGCGATCCAGGACCAGATCTCCCGCACCGCCTGA
- a CDS encoding SMI1/KNR4 family protein, which translates to MTHHDWRDFYLVQDELRLATDGDVDALEASLNVQLPNGYRELVTTLGAGRVSRILRVFPPAALQDEQQLYREVTEEAWFFEEPDETLEREYALESIAIADSIDGDDHALGPPARRDRRTNRWPPRRLHLPRGLHLLPRA; encoded by the coding sequence GTGACGCACCATGACTGGCGCGACTTCTATCTCGTACAGGATGAACTGAGGCTTGCGACCGATGGCGACGTGGACGCGCTCGAAGCGAGCTTGAACGTCCAACTGCCCAACGGGTATCGCGAACTCGTGACGACGCTGGGCGCCGGTAGGGTCAGCAGGATTCTCCGGGTGTTCCCACCGGCTGCCCTCCAGGACGAGCAGCAGCTCTACCGGGAGGTGACTGAAGAGGCGTGGTTCTTCGAAGAACCTGACGAAACCCTCGAGCGGGAGTACGCCCTGGAGTCGATCGCGATCGCCGACTCCATCGATGGGGACGACCACGCCCTCGGACCACCCGCACGCCGTGACCGTAGGACGAACCGCTGGCCGCCCCGACGCCTACATCTCCCCCGGGGCCTTCACCTACTACCACGCGCATAA